One segment of Pseudanabaena sp. FACHB-2040 DNA contains the following:
- the petM gene encoding cytochrome b6-f complex subunit PetM, whose product MTSEILSTAIILFTLVLVGLGAGFVLLRLQGGEE is encoded by the coding sequence ATGACTAGCGAAATTCTCAGTACTGCGATCATACTTTTCACACTGGTGCTTGTGGGCTTGGGTGCTGGCTTTGTGCTGCTCCGCCTACAGGGGGGTGAGGAGTAA
- a CDS encoding SDR family oxidoreductase, translated as MKILIVGATGTLGRQIVRRALDEGYEVRCLVRSFQRAAFLREWGVELVRGDLVKPETLIKPLEGVEAVIDAATARPTERAEAVDWQGQVNLIKATQVAGIKRFIFISILDAEKFPHVPLMEIKRCTEKYLAESGLEYTILRPCGFLQGLIGQYAIPTLEKQAIWVMGEAGPIAYMDTQDIAKFAVKALSLPATINRSFPLAGPRAWGAYEILRLCERKSGQTARVSRISMGLLKQIRRVAQFFQWGWNFADRLAFIEVVAGSQPIDAPMEEVYQVFEIDPNEITTLEDYMQEYFSRIMKKLKELEFDSDKANRKKLPF; from the coding sequence ATGAAAATTTTGATTGTAGGTGCTACCGGCACATTAGGAAGACAGATTGTACGCCGCGCCCTAGATGAGGGATACGAGGTGCGTTGTTTGGTCAGGAGCTTCCAGCGGGCCGCTTTTTTGAGGGAGTGGGGGGTAGAGCTGGTTAGGGGCGATCTGGTCAAGCCAGAGACTCTCATAAAACCCTTAGAAGGGGTTGAGGCGGTAATTGATGCCGCTACCGCTAGGCCGACCGAACGAGCAGAGGCAGTCGATTGGCAGGGGCAAGTCAATCTAATTAAGGCCACTCAAGTAGCTGGCATTAAGCGCTTTATCTTTATTTCTATTTTGGATGCTGAGAAGTTTCCTCACGTGCCGCTGATGGAAATCAAGCGCTGCACTGAGAAGTACTTGGCAGAATCGGGGCTGGAGTATACGATTTTGCGGCCCTGTGGTTTTTTGCAGGGATTGATTGGGCAATACGCCATTCCTACCCTGGAAAAGCAGGCAATCTGGGTCATGGGCGAAGCCGGCCCGATTGCTTATATGGATACTCAAGATATTGCTAAATTTGCTGTTAAGGCCCTATCGCTACCCGCTACGATCAACCGCAGCTTTCCGCTCGCCGGACCTCGGGCCTGGGGCGCTTATGAAATTCTTCGCCTGTGTGAGCGCAAGTCGGGGCAGACTGCTCGGGTTTCGCGCATTTCAATGGGCCTGCTAAAGCAGATCCGTCGAGTTGCCCAATTTTTTCAATGGGGCTGGAATTTTGCTGACCGGCTGGCCTTTATTGAAGTCGTTGCAGGCAGCCAGCCCATTGATGCGCCGATGGAGGAGGTCTATCAGGTCTTTGAAATCGACCCTAATGAGATTACAACCCTGGAAGACTACATGCAGGAATACTTCAGCCGCATTATGAAGAAGCTGAAGGAACTCGAGTTTGACAGCGATAAGGCCAACAGAAAGAAACTGCCGTTCTAG